ATCCTGTGGGAGACGCTTCAAGAAGCGATTCACCCAGCGGATCGCATCGTTTTCGCGGTCGAGTTCCGCAAGATGTTCGATTGGCAGATGTGCCCGTTCAGCCGCGTCATTGTCATCGCTAATCGCCTCACACTTCCGCAGCATGTATCGAAACCACGTTGCGAGGTCTCCGTTCCGCGGCCACTTCGTCTTCCATTCTGGCTGTGTCGTTTCGGGCCGAGCCGTTTTCTTCTTTGCCATCGTTACTTCTCCGTTTCAAGTCCTATTAACGTTCAGCCCAAATTGTTTTCGGTAGGCACAATCCTGTATACGCTTTCAGTCTTATCCTTCATCGACTGCTCGCGGTCTGTGCGAGTTCCGACTTTGATGCTAGTAGTAATTCGCGGAGCACCCAGCTCATGAACACGTTCATGGCAACGCTTGATCGCGGCAAAAACGTCGTCCCAGTCTCCTTCAACATTCGTGCCGTATGCGTGTAGCTGGTGCTCGAGTCCTGCTTCCTGCAATACCTTCTGGCATTCAGCAACGTACTTGCTCACCGAAACGCCAACGCCCATTGGGACGACACATAAATCGACGATGACATTCATTTCCGTAAAGTTCCTCCGTTTTGCCTCGTGACGTGTTTCAGATGTCTAGTTTATCTTCTTGACCTGAGAAAGGCAGTGGTGTTGGAGAAATGGTGCGAGATGACATTTTCTGGTTCCCATCCGAGTTGGTTCACCTAGCCTAACAGTAGTTATGGAGGATATGCGCGGAAGAGTCGTCAGCTTGACTGGATTGCCTACGAAGAGCACCATCGTTACTGGACAGGACTTCATGGCGGTAGCGACCCATTCTCGAGTTACCGGAAGTTTGTCAAACAAGGTCTAACCGGTGAAGTGGATTCAAAAGCCGATCGGTTGCGAGATTGGGTCTACGGAAGCGAAGATTTTCTCAAATAGATGTTGGCCATGGCCGCAGGAGAGGATGTTGATGAGAACGATCGTCGTATTCGCAAGACAAATCCGCTCAGTACAGAGCAAATCATGGAT
This DNA window, taken from Novipirellula aureliae, encodes the following:
- a CDS encoding MTH1187 family thiamine-binding protein gives rise to the protein MNVIVDLCVVPMGVGVSVSKYVAECQKVLQEAGLEHQLHAYGTNVEGDWDDVFAAIKRCHERVHELGAPRITTSIKVGTRTDREQSMKDKTESVYRIVPTENNLG